From Nicotiana tabacum cultivar K326 unplaced genomic scaffold, ASM71507v2 Un00020, whole genome shotgun sequence, a single genomic window includes:
- the LOC142178892 gene encoding uncharacterized protein LOC142178892 isoform X1, whose amino-acid sequence MHIKTLTIISKLMCKSNSLPFEIVYDIDDYLFQLGGKRHGISVKRLANELNISSYLIQVANEFSCAKECDLCYVMGSHSSSHVHCKIVKVFVSSKEDMHDCCNTGDQILFHVEESMRFVIVVSSLYHECILFVKCGKGTYIKWMCSYSLIISLSCILMDCHTDKIELQVPLHGASKRGFYCINLGRHKFYWDDDVHILYKGVFIPIRIDWVKWTHCHYLILFLLFFQISGYHLLVRVFFFLQGQNSRTNFLQEEGNDSILGSSTLFKDMDEAFESQRWPLIRVQAKELQNKIIRLQVQMKKLLIGRKSSRIKDVNWLGDSIKDKDRVLEAPRPYTRSQAKELQTKVARLQWQIKKLSIVEEELKTKGNKLSKFYNYMVVQIEVQEEEDWVTKLALEVHQKGLKISLKEVQKGVFQKEPNWSPNQWPKLVVLRPKSAPKGLGRPHLILMTFLTL is encoded by the coding sequence atgcacatcaagACATTAACTATAATATCTAAGTTAATGTGTAAGAGTAATtcgcttccttttgaaattgtgtatgacatagatgattacttattccaacttggtggaaagaggcatggAATTTCTGTGAAGAGGCTtgcaaatgagttaaatatttcttcttatcttattcaagtggctaatgagttttcatgtgctAAAGAATGTGATCTTTGTTATGTGATGGGGAGTCATTCTTCAAGTCATGTTCATTGTAAGATTGTAAAAGTATTTGTTTctagtaaagaggatatgcatgattgttgtaatactggtgatcaaatactctttcatgtagaggaatccatgagatttgtAATTGTAGTTAGTAGTCTATATCATGAATGTATCTTGTTTGTTAAATGTGGTAAAGGTACTTATATTAAATGGATGTGTAGTTACTCTCTTATAATTTCTTTATCATGTATACTCATGGACTGCCATACCGACAAGATCGAATTGCAAGTTCCATTGCATggtgcatctaagagaggtttttattgtattaatctaggtagacataaattttattgggatgatgatgtccatattcTTTATAAGGGAGTATTTATACCTATTAGGATTGATTGGGTTAAATGGACACATTgtcactatcttattttattcctactattttttcagattagtggataccatttactagtgcgtgttttctttttcttgcaaggtcaaaattcgaggacgaattttcttcaagaagaggggaatgatagcatcctaggaagctcaactctattcaaggacatggatgaagcttttgaatctcaaagatggcctttaataagagttcaagctaaagaattacaaaacaagatcattagacttcaagtgcaaatgaagaagttattaattgggaggaagagctcaaggataaaggatgtgaattggctaggtgatagcatcaaggacaaggatagagttttggaagctccaaggccatatacaagatctcaagctaaagagttgcaaactaaggttgctagacttcaatggcaaataaagaagctttcaattgtagaggaagagctcaagaccaaaggaaataaattgtccaaattttacaattatatggtggtccaaattgaagtccaagaggaggaagattgggtcaccaaattagcccttgaagtccatcaaaaagggctcaaaataagtttaaaagaggtccaaaagggggtgtttcaaaaggagcccaattggagtccaaaccaatggcccaaactagttgttttaaggcccaaatctgccccaaagggtcttggccgccctcacctaattttaatgacttttcttactctttag
- the LOC142178892 gene encoding uncharacterized protein LOC142178892 isoform X2 — MTLERSILQYIEWKEDNGKVIFQTRAKVMSTIYTLRIDKAFNYNLISTYMVEKLNLPCVEHIDPYMLKGVKVDKRVLLPFSIGRYEDVIWCDVIPMNRFHILLGRPWNIYRSASYSIEKNRYSFEVNGKKLSLGPLTPSQICADEKIVKKNMEKYEREKNEKSKGVHVDIPREEKGEVVLSKKSGMSSEVNNDLEKKEKRESNKRNKVCKVEREKQERLSEGKELFSERKEAKGEENISLAIKAKESVSKKNVSLLPNPLTLSCFSSCDFVQPRDEIPFERSGEAQEMVAKDPIGFQHKFGNINSCWMVEDKSLIKFFVIKPFDYFDSYLQGYDMELPKSIAKVEPLHKRIQGDDVPLVNKSKYGMYDWFICILGLSRTPKVFLEVMNYTLISYIGDFIIFCR; from the coding sequence ATGACTCTTGAAAGGTCGATATTACAATATATCGAATGGAAagaagacaatggtaaagttatttttcaaacaagagctaaagtgatgtctacAATTTatacccttagaattgacaaagcatttaactataacttaattagcacttatatggttgagaaattgaacttgccttgtgttgaacatattgatccctacatgttgaaaggagtaaaggtagataaaagagtgttattaccattctctattggaaggtatgaggatgtgatCTGGTGTGATGTCATTCCCATGAATcgttttcatatcttgttgggaaggccatggaatatctatagaagtgcttcatatagtatcgaaaaaaatagatactcttttgaggttaatgggaagaaactcagtcttggacctttgactccctcacaaatttgtgcagatgaaaagattgttaaaaagaatatggaaaaatacgagagagaaaagaatgagaagagtaagggagtgcatgttgacattccaagagaggaaaaaggagaggttgtcttgagtaaaaagagtgggatgtcaagtgaggtaaacaatgatcttgagaaaaaagaaaagagagaaagcaaTAAGAGAAACAAAGTTTGTAAGGTAGAGAGAGAGAAACAAGAGAGATTGAGTGAAGGAAAAGAactctttagtgagagaaaagaggctaagggtgaggaaaacATTAGTCTtgcgataaaagccaaagagagtgtaagcaagaaaaacgtttctttacttcctaacccattaactctttcttgttttagttcttgtgattttgtgcagccacGTGATGAAATACCTTTTGAAAGGAGTGGTGAGGCGCAAGAGATGGTGGCAaaagatccaattggattccaacataaATTCGGCAATatcaattcttgttggatggtggaagacaaaagcttgattaaattctttgttattaaaCCTTTTGACTATTTCGATTCTTATTTACAGGGTTATGACATGGAGTTGCCTAAAAGCATTGCTAAGGTGGagccattgcataaaagaatacaaggtgatgatgttccattggtaaataagtccaagtatggtatgtatgattggtttatttgcattcttggtctttctagaacacctaaggtatttttggaggtaatgaattacactcttatttcttatattggtgactttataattttttgtagatga